The Arabidopsis thaliana chromosome 5, partial sequence genomic interval ttcaaaattaataatttttaccAAGAAATTGCTgtgtcgtttttttttttagttatacgtctttaaaataagtaaattatAGTGAAAGGTACGGTTATATTTTAAACGGATAATAATTGAGTTAGTTTAgatcaatcaaacacataaactTCTTCGCTGGTCTTCACGAGTAAACGCCTAAAATCTAGTATTAAACAAATTCCTACAACTGACAAGTGGGGACCTTTAAATACACTAGATGAGTATCCACGGTAAGCGTGggtttatattgaaaattgttaaaaaatatttacatttatagtttttttgcaaatttatatttattctttatttatttttgtattgttaataaaattatatcaataatatgtaattatattttatggtTATATTCATTTGTAACtcgaaatatcaatttatatatttcatgtataaaattgattatttataagattttaatattttcacttcatgaatacatataacaacaatatatgatattctGAAAAAATTATGAGCAATTATGTTACTTGTGTGATTTAAAATTTGCCTAACTCAATTATAAACCAAATCTTGTTTTATGTACTTCAACAACATTGTGATAGGCTTATGATTAAAATTTGGATTGATATCAACTGAATAAGATTTGAAAAGTATTcgtatgaaaaaataaaaagataacaaaaattatatgtcatTTAAGtcaatacaaaaatatagaatgacacatgtcatttttttgtgtgatgatgtgttATTCATTTGGAGAGAGTTGaccaattttcatatatatgatttgttttataaggggaacaaaaaatacaattgTTTAATTACATTATCGTCGTGGCTTTATAGAACCAATCcaagacaacaaaacaattataagaAGTAAGAGCATCGTATTTTAGTCAATCATTCATCTTTCTCCTAATTCAATAAACAAACTTTTAACCATTtgatgtattttttaaaaattaatgtatttaaaaaataaaaaaaaaatttatattctgAACATACTAATGACCATAAATATTTAGTTCGattgtaatttatttatttgatccAAACTTCCTATAAGAAATTAGGggaaatattaaatattcaATCTATAGTCCAACATTCGTCATCGGACGACGACGAGTGAactgttttcgtttttgtttgtaatgtTTATTCCagtatatgtaaaatattagCTGAGTCATCAACCTACCTAAAGCCAAACGCCACATGCTTATTTTCactaataacaacaacaaatcatatatatttataattacgCGTGAATGAATGTCattcttgattattttttgtcaactaattaatcaaagaatcagaaaatgGACTAGTTATTCTTATTCAAAAGTCACGATTTATGaattcaccaaaaaataaaaaagagtcaagatttatgaaaatgtattttataGTAATAAAGAGTCACACCCAATACCGAGTTAGCCCACTATAAAAGGCAAAGATGTCTCTCTGCGCAATCACTCACATATAAAAAACAGCTTCACTCCTCTCACCAAAACTAATCAGATTAATAAAAGTTTTCCTCTGTCTTATCAGATCTCAATGGAGAAATCAGATAGACGAAGCGAAGAAAGTCACCTATGGATTCCTCTTCAGTGCCTCGACCAAACCCTCAGAGCTATCTTGAAATGCCTTGGTCTTTTTCATCAAGATTCTCCGACAACGTCCTCTCCCGGAACTTCGAAACAGCCGGTAAGCTTTGCAAGAGTATATTTTGGACTAATAtgagattattaatttatgtcTGTTCTGTATACACTATAAAGCGGTTATGCAtggaatttttaaaaatggaaataatttaatctcttatttgaacaccaaaaaaaatgaaaaagatgttAAAGATTTGGTAGTAACAATTTATAAATGAAcgtttgtatataaatatattttccaatACTTTTGGAGTTAGCTAGGATATGATCAAAGTATTTAGCTATTTTTACTTTGAGTTAATCctgttaaaaatatcaaattacgTTTAGATGAGAATAAGAATCAggtaattatattttggttttaaaagtCATTAGCAATGTTTTAGGAATATTATATAACATGAATCCAACAGATATGTACATGTGTTTATAATTGCAGAAGGAGGAAAAAGAAGACGTTACCATGGAAAAGGAGGAGGTCGTTGTGACGAGTAGAGCCACAAAGGTCAAGGCAAAGCAAAGGGGGAAGGAGAAAGTTAGCTCAGGCCGTCCTGGCCAACATAATTAGGCACTTTAAGTTACATTGTTTAGTCTAATTATTTGCAGTCGAAATGTGTTAATTTAATATCactgttttacttttttattatatcaACAATCTacagacaaacaaaatttcattaaGTTCTTGTTCACTATACGagttttttcctctttatttcatgcattttttttttcccgtaTTTGATGTGATATTTGGGTTgaacaaaagtaaatatgtTCGACCATCATAAGTTCATAACCAGTATCAATATTAATTGAACGCATTTAATATCCATCCATATCGAACGTATCTGTCAAATGTTAAACAACATTAAAGACGAACctaattgatatttttggatttattttaaCAGTCAACAGCTATTTGGTTCTACCTAGCTAGCTcacattaattataatttaatgtCTTCACTCATAGAATGGTCATGTAAAATTACTAAAGAATTAAGTTTTGCATTCACCATACTTTTGTTTATAGATCATCATACcaataatttataaagttagatgttataaaataaaataaacaaaaaccttaaacgCAGTGATAATCATCCTATCACAATTCACAACGTGCATTATGAATGGTAATATTATATACAAAGTTGACGAGTGCTCTCTATGAGTAACGCATGATCGCTCtatgatttaataaaatatactCCACGAGGAGCAGAAGCAACACCAACTTCGAATATAAAacacatttaacaatcttcacTGTGACTTTAGACatcatgatttttttggtgttctttttttaaaaaactcatAATCTGGTGATAAGTCTCGTAGTTACCTCATCGTAGAACCACAATTTAGTATTTACACAAGAAGGTATGGTCTGATTAAAGTTTGGGGGTCTTTGTAATTAGGCCTACAATAATCATtcacaaatttgaaatattacaATTTATGAGGGACCACAACACCTAAAAAGGCATAAATGCATTATGCCCAGTGGCGACGAAAAAAGTGCATTAAACCAAAggaatatatgtttgatttttattttaatgtggGAATGGGATATGCAATATTACAATTATGATATTATCtgaaattttatatctttacaaaatttgattttcaaacTTAAATTCTATAGTATGATCTACATGAACACTTTATATTCTTATGCAAGAAAAACAAGTCCTTTGTCCAATCATTGACCTCttaattgaatttgaaatatttaacAAAGTACCCAATAGataattcttttgttcttgttaaaTTAGATTTTCAAAATACTAAGCTTTAGCATTAATTTGAATAATCAAAGATCTTCCTTTGAATTACCTATTCAACATTTGTTTAATAActtaattcaaacaaaaaccaaagaagagcGTGAATTGACTttgaccaaaaccaaattctcTCAAGAGTTGCTGCCATATTTTGACCGCGCGCCACGTAGATTAGAgtcaaaattgttattttattcacttcaacataaaaccaaataagCATTATCGGTTTTCAACATACCGGCACCAACTTTTCCAAAGTCTGTATGTACCTAACAAAACCGGTTTATCATAGAAACGGTCAACACACCAAAAATAGTTGACCAACAACTACCCAAGTGATATCCCTTTAAAAGGAGTCGCATATGTGTTACCAAGTTCCATCATCAACCTAATAACACACAACACTAAATCTCTTTCccaaaaaaagattaagaagTCAACGATGGAGAATCTCAGAAATGGAGAAGATAACGGTTCTTTGATCCCATTTACGTTCTTTGATCAATCTTCAGTGACGATTCCTCTCTTGAAGTGTTCCGGTCTCGaaagttcatcatcatcatcttcttcttgcgaTCTTTCGTCATCACACAGCGAGGAAGATGAGAGTATCGATAtaaaggaggaggaagaagaagaagaagaagatggcaTGACCATTGAAATCAAAGCGAGAGGGAAGAACAAGACTAAGCCTACGCCAAGTTCAGGAAAAGGAGGCAAACACAATTAGAGTTCATTCATATACCGaggaaattaaacaaataaatgcaTTTGTATAAAATACTTAGAGCTATAATACAGTGGAGTTTTTTTATAGTCATTTGTTTCGAATATGAATTGGATTAATAAAGATcgagttttattttattgtttcgTTACAGAATAGGAGAATTTAATTGCAGAATCATGATTTATCATCGCTTAGTTCATCTCGCAAGATACCTTCTTCACAGGATCTTGTCGAGTCATGCAACtgaatttgaacaaaaaatacttGCTAAATGCAGCTTAAGCCTCTATGGGCCTAACCTATTTAGCCCATTAATGATTTGTAAAGACCAGATTGTCGACCCATAAATTGTCTTTAAACTTAAGTAAATGGTGACGACTGACGACTGACGACTGACGACATCCTTGAAGAGTTAATTGTTTATCTATTAGTTAATGCTATTATTCTCCGGTTTTGGAGATATTAATTACTATTATCCAGCCTGTCATTTTCATTGGTgcaaattaaaaaagatttctatttttccatATTCATCATACACGCTGAAAGATAACATTTAGCCGTTGGATGTATGACACGTCAGCGATAAACATACGTAATGAAGGTTTAAATGAGTAAATAATTACGATATTACCCCTTAAGTCCCCGcgcttaatttattttttgagggaaaataaaagaaaggaaaaaaagaaaacaaaaactaacaaattCTTATTTACATCTACTGATGGATGGGACGTTAAAATCACGCAAGAAAGGACGactgaaaagagagagaggtacAGTCCAAAAAAacctcttcgtcttctttgattttcgAAATTCTCAGATCCTAACCGCCATTAATACCCCAGGTTGCTTTTtccctctgtttctctcttcttctagcCAAAGCTGAAGATTCACATTCTCCTCCTCTCGCTGAtaactttgtgttttttggatttttttttggtctagtTACACTCGAGAATGAGGAAGGGaacgaagaagagaggagGTTCGAGAGGAGGTTCGCGAGGAGGCCGTAAAACTGGTGCGTCTTCGTCGGCGAGTAAGAACGATGATGCGGTGGTAGAGGCCACGACGACGCAGGAGACACAGCCTACTCAGGAGACAGAGGAAACGGAGGATAAGGTGGAATCTCCGGCGCCTGAGGAGGAGggaaaaaacgaagaagaagcgaaCGAGAATCAGGAAGAGGAAGCGGCGAAGGTTGAATCTAAGGCTGCGGAGGAGGGAGGGAACGAAGAAGAGGCGAAAGAGGACAAGGaggaggaaaaagaagaagcggcgagagaagacaaagaggaggaagaagaagcggtGAAGCCTGATGAGAGTGCGAGCCAAAAGGAGGAGGCGAAAGGTGCGTCGTCTTCAGAACCGCAGCTTCGTCGTGGTAAGCGTAAGAGAGGCACAAAGACGGAAGCGGAGAAGAAAGTATCGACTCCTAGAGCCAAGAAGCGAGCCAAAACGACCAAGGCGCAAGCATCTGAGCCTGAGTACTTCGAAGAGAAGCGTAATCTGGTATTCTATTTTCCTCATCTTCTGGTTTGGATTTGCTACTCGCCTTTCGCTGACttgttgtgtgtgtgtgtttaacGATTACGAAGTTAGATCTGAGATATTTTCTTACgttttgttgttcttgcaGAATGTTATAATTATAGCGTCTTGGATAGAAACTTTTCTTGAAGATTTGTGTGATGTTTCTTTCATAGAATTATAATTTCTTGTCGTCCCCATGATGTTTTGCTCAGAAATTTTGGaacattttgagttttatgaacctttgttttggttttcatgtttgttttgtataacaGGAGGATTTGTGGAAGGCTACATTTTCAGTGGGAACGGAGGTATTTAGTTTCAAGAAGTTTGGCAGCAACATTGCTTTTGGAGCTCTCTTATCCTCATGATCAAACTGTTGTATTTGTGGCTTATGCTCTGTATATTGTGAATACAGTGGGACCAACAGGATGCACTTAATGAATTCAACTGGGATTTTACAAATCTTGAAGTAAGTGGCTTCTATAATACTGTTTCATTTCCcattgttaataatttatagTTCATTTAGTGTggcataacttttttttctgtgcTTAACTAGTATGTTATGAAGTACTCTTTGCTTTGTATGACAGGAAGCTCTGGAGGAAGGTGGAGAGCTCTATGGGAAGCAAGTCTATGTTTTTGGCTGCACTGAGTGTAAGTTATACCTAGATAGCACTATTTGTTTCTTGGTATTAGATTAAGGTGACATTTATCTTGTCGACTGATTTGCTTGCAAAGTCATCTGGTACTGCAATGTGCATCTCTCTCTTCCCCTTTTGATATCATCTATCTTATCATTGCAGCTCATTCAGTCACTTACAAAGATGAAAACAAGGATGTCCTTGTTCCTGTTGTCGTTTGTGTAAGCTTTGGTTTCGTTTTTTATATCATGTCACTGGTGTTTGAAAAATAAGCTCGGCATTGTGATTGGAAAACAAGATCATATTGTTTATCTATAACTGACGGTTAATTTTGGTTCTTATCTATTTACAGATTGATTCACCTATTCCCCCTTCTGATGAGATAGGAGTTGCATCGGTTCAAGGAGAGGTTGGGGAAATTATTGCAATGAAAACTATGAAAATGGCTTGGGTTCCTTACATCCCACTTGAACAAAGGTATATAGACATCCCTGAGTTGTACACATATTTTCGTGAGAGGGTCTTAAGCAATGAAACAGATAGTATATTTGTGTATTACTCTTCTtacttttgatgtttatggGAGTTGTTGCTAATTTCAtctgcttttgttcttctgcAGGGATAGACAAGTTGATAATAAGAACTTTCCAATTTTCATCTTGGGCTGTACTCAGAGAAGGTAAATACTCTGTGGTATCTTTTCCTCCCAATGTCTTGTTACCATGCAAGTTAGGAAGTTATAGAAGACGTGATTTGTTCATTCGCTTTGTAGAGGAAAAAGAATTACATTACATATGGTTTTGAAGCAGATAGCTTTATCTGAAAACGTGATGCAACACTTTGCATTCTTCGATCATTCCCATTCACATTCAGTAACTTAACGAGTGCAGAATTTGGTGTATTCAGCCTAgctttgtatattttctttgcaGGTCTGCTCTCAAACATTTGCCTGACGATCGTGTTAAAAAGTTCAACTATTGCCTTCCTTGTGAGCTCTAATTTTGATGCTTAGCTGGTTGTTATTGATGTTATATTCTCAGTACCATGTTTTCATTTGCTTGAGATTTGTTTTCCCTAGACATCATACTGTAAATATTACTGTTTTACTATGATTTGCAGACATCAACAACCCATATAAGGTTGATGACTCTGAGAAGAGCACTGTGGTTAAAATAATGTTCCCTTCTGAGCCACCAGTAAgttatttttgtctttcttaaCTGATCGACAATACAATTTGgtagtttcatttttaatcaaaCTTACTTTTCCTTTGTGCAGGTTGAATGTGAATATGACTGGGTGAAAAGCGTCATTGAGGTGCAGTATCTGACTTTTCCAATAAAACACCTTACTTGAATTACTTCTCATCTCAGTTTATTTTAGGAATTCACCGACAGTCTGATCAATGAGGAGGTATTACTCCCGGAACAAAAGGTTGCGTTCGAGGTAAGCAAGCAAGAGCTGGAATTGATTTGATGAATTCATTTGAGGGAGGTCTCTAAAATCACTCACCcatatgtttccttttttcaggAGTTTGTCAAAGAGAAAAGTGACAAAGCTATGGCAGCTTATGACACGGTATCATGTTTCATACCCTCTGCTACAGAGCCGCACATATACTTAACAATGGATTCTACAATTGGCAGGCACAAGAAGCCCTAGAGAAAGCAAAGGAAGGACTGAgcgaagaaacaaaaaaagcctATCAAGAAATGAGGTTGTACAAGTTTTATCCATTGCCTTCACCAGACACACCCCACACTGCAGGAATTGAGAAGGtacaaaacaaatccaacTTAGTTTGTCAATGGAACTCTGAATATTATTGCCAAAATCTGATATAAGTTTGTTGGTCTCTGTGCAGTCCCCGTTCATAAACAGGTACTTCGGGAAGGCTCACGAAGTCCTGTAACCGTTTCTCCTAAACCCAGGAACCTTTTTGTTTCGGCAAACTTTATGAACAACTGAGAATCAAAGAAACCACTATGGGATTGTTTAGGCCAAAGATACAACACACTTACAAATAACAATTGTCTTTTTGGAgccggattttttttttttgttctctgttttctcgCTTCTTTGATGCAACATGCAACCAACCAAATAGTGTTGAGAGACTAAGCAAAGATTAAtctaaagagaaagagtaacAACAAAAGTAACAACAAATGGGGGCATTTCCTCCACTTCAGTAAcgagaagttgaagaagaagaagaagcagcagcagAATCTGACACGGTAgaagttctttttttcctctcttcctcATATTCAGCATCATCAGTCTCAAGCTGGAATCTACAGACAGGACAAGAGTTCCTTGTTCCTAACCATGGCACAATACAATCTCCGTGGTAACAATGTCCACACGGTAACTTCTTACCAGTTTCTCCCATCACCATTCCATCTTTACACACAGCACAAACCATAACCATCTCTCCCTCCGAAGAACTAACCTCGAAAGTCTCCAATGCCTCTATTGCCGATTTCGCAGCCGGTGGTGCGCCTCTCCTTcctccgccaccaccaccatctccTTCTGCTAAATTCTGTAGCAAAGCTTCGTATCCGGCTGCATCGTCTATGTAATCAGCCGGATTTCCTGCGTATCGATCTGATTCCATACGGAACTCAATCGAATTGTCTTCGATTCCCATCAAAATCTCAGCCCAATCGAGAATTCTGTTTCTTCCGGTTCTCGACTGCGTCGTCGTGAGAGGAAAACGATTTCTCCTCCTcagatcatcttcttcgtcttcttcgtcgttGACGGTTAAAttctcttcctcatcctcttcttcttcatctccatcatcttcatcttcgtcttcgtcaTCGTCGATTTCGTTTCTACTATTGAGCTCCAACCTGAAGAAATCATCTTCGTAAGATAAAACATCAAGGTGTCGTGGTGGTGAACGCTGAGAAGGCGCGTGGGCTAACAAGCGGAGCATCTGGAGGAAATGCGAGCCAATACTGGAGTCTTCTACATTCAGATCTGGGGAAAGTGGCTGCGGTGGCGCCGGCGATGAATAAGCGGCGGGAGTCGGTTGAATTGACTCGACGAAACCTTTGTTACATTCGCAGCACACGACAAAGTCATCTAAGGTTTCAACGACGACGCGTTTGTTGCAGTGATAGCACCAGTGCGACGCCGTGGCATCCGGGGAAGACGACGGAGCATCGGACATCGTGCAATTAATCGTCGGGTTTTCAGGCTTTCGGGTCCGGATTCGGATCCGATAAGCCGATTAAGAGgatggagaaaataaaagaaaaaggtctctctgtattattattatcgaATTTTTAAGACATTAGAGAATCCTGCTCATTTACCCACTTGACCCACCCACAAtatcataatattttcttctatatatgatatcaccatcatcataaattcataatacTTACAATTTAATCAAACTGTTCAATTGCTgtcaaacataaaaatcaaattgttcAATCCAATTTAAACCAGCTTCCAAATCAAAACTGACTTgcacttttatccaaaaacTTGATAAGATAAAGTACCATTTGACCCATGAAATTTTGTCATATCGAAAAgcataattttaatttcttttgacAACAATACAAACATATAACTCGAATACATAACTTTGTAATAGCGATACAATTGTTTCAACAGCacccataaaataaaataagattaaaaaacCCAAATCGTTACAATAAATTACAATACAAAGATGGCCTCCTCGTCTCAAGCATAGTCAGACCCACCATGAAGGTGATACATAGCGAAGTCTCTCCATTCACCAAATGTTGCAAATGGCAAAAGACCGTTTATGACTGGAAGAACAAACAGAATCACCACATACACGACACTGCGCCTTGCCCAATATGGAAACATACTGTTACAACGGTTCGATCTGGTCTCTTGAGTCACGTTTATAGGACCGAACATTAGACCATACAAAGCCAATGTGAAGACATTTGCAACGAATTGCAAAAGGCAAAACACTTCCCAAACTATTAGCCAGAGTTTGCCATCACCGCCCAATGTGTCCACACACAATTTACCCGATACACCGCAAAATATACCGAGGAAAAGAACGATGAAACTTATCGGCATTGTCTGCTTCGTACCTGATGATCGTTTGTTTAGAAAGTAAGTGAAGACA includes:
- the PROPEP1 gene encoding precursor of peptide 1 (precursor of peptide 1 (PROPEP1); BEST Arabidopsis thaliana protein match is: elicitor peptide 2 precursor (TAIR:AT5G64890.1); Has 30201 Blast hits to 17322 proteins in 780 species: Archae - 12; Bacteria - 1396; Metazoa - 17338; Fungi - 3422; Plants - 5037; Viruses - 0; Other Eukaryotes - 2996 (source: NCBI BLink).) encodes the protein MEKSDRRSEESHLWIPLQCLDQTLRAILKCLGLFHQDSPTTSSPGTSKQPKEEKEDVTMEKEEVVVTSRATKVKAKQRGKEKVSSGRPGQHN
- the PROPEP3 gene encoding elicitor peptide 3 precursor (elicitor peptide 3 precursor (PROPEP3); Has 30201 Blast hits to 17322 proteins in 780 species: Archae - 12; Bacteria - 1396; Metazoa - 17338; Fungi - 3422; Plants - 5037; Viruses - 0; Other Eukaryotes - 2996 (source: NCBI BLink).), which produces MENLRNGEDNGSLIPFTFFDQSSVTIPLLKCSGLESSSSSSSSCDLSSSHSEEDESIDIKEEEEEEEEDGMTIEIKARGKNKTKPTPSSGKGGKHN
- a CDS encoding Serine/Threonine-kinase, whose product is MRKGTKKRGGSRGGSRGGRKTGASSSASKNDDAVVEATTTQETQPTQETEETEDKVESPAPEEEGKNEEEANENQEEEAAKVESKAAEEGGNEEEAKEDKEEEKEEAAREDKEEEEEAVKPDESASQKEEAKGASSSEPQLRRGKRKRGTKTEAEKKVSTPRAKKRAKTTKAQASEPEYFEEKRNLEDLWKATFSVGTEWDQQDALNEFNWDFTNLEEALEEGGELYGKQVYVFGCTESHSVTYKDENKDVLVPVVVCIDSPIPPSDEIGVASVQGEVGEIIAMKTMKMAWVPYIPLEQRDRQVDNKNFPIFILGCTQRRSALKHLPDDRVKKFNYCLPYINNPYKVDDSEKSTVVKIMFPSEPPVECEYDWVKSVIEEFTDSLINEEVLLPEQKVAFEEFVKEKSDKAMAAYDTAQEALEKAKEGLSEETKKAYQEMRLYKFYPLPSPDTPHTAGIEKSPFINRYFGKAHEVL
- a CDS encoding Serine/Threonine-kinase (unknown protein; FUNCTIONS IN: molecular_function unknown; INVOLVED IN: biological_process unknown; LOCATED IN: cellular_component unknown; BEST Arabidopsis thaliana protein match is: unknown protein (TAIR:AT5G10010.1).), producing MRKGTKKRGGSRGGSRGGRKTGASSSASKNDDAVVEATTTQETQPTQETEETEDKVESPAPEEEGKNEEEANENQEEEAAKVESKAAEEGGNEEEAKEDKEEEKEEAAREDKEEEEEAVKPDESASQKEEAKGASSSEPQLRRGKRKRGTKTEAEKKVSTPRAKKRAKTTKAQASEPEYFEEKRNLEDLWKATFSVGTEWDQQDALNEFNWDFTNLEEALEEGGELYGKQVYVFGCTEFTYKDENKDVLVPVVVCIDSPIPPSDEIGVASVQGEVGEIIAMKTMKMAWVPYIPLEQRDRQVDNKNFPIFILGCTQRRSALKHLPDDRVKKFNYCLPYINNPYKVDDSEKSTVVKIMFPSEPPVECEYDWVKSVIEEFTDSLINEEVLLPEQKVAFEEFVKEKSDKAMAAYDTAQEALEKAKEGLSEETKKAYQEMRLYKFYPLPSPDTPHTAGIEKVLREGSRSPVTVSPKPRNLFVSANFMNN
- a CDS encoding Serine/Threonine-kinase (unknown protein; BEST Arabidopsis thaliana protein match is: unknown protein (TAIR:AT5G10010.1); Has 1807 Blast hits to 1807 proteins in 277 species: Archae - 0; Bacteria - 0; Metazoa - 736; Fungi - 347; Plants - 385; Viruses - 0; Other Eukaryotes - 339 (source: NCBI BLink).); protein product: MRKGTKKRGGSRGGSRGGRKTGASSSASKNDDAVVEATTTQETQPTQETEETEDKVESPAPEEEGKNEEEANENQEEEAAKVESKAAEEGGNEEEAKEDKEEEKEEAAREDKEEEEEAVKPDESASQKEEAKGASSSEPQLRRGKRKRGTKTEAEKKVSTPRAKKRAKTTKAQASEPEYFEEKRNLEDLWKATFSVGTEWDQQDALNEFNWDFTNLEEALEEGGELYGKQVYVFGCTESHSVTYKDENKDVLVPVVVCIDSPIPPSDEIGVASVQGEVGEIIAMKTMKMAWVPYIPLEQRDRQVDNKNFPIFILGCTQRRSALKHLPDDRVKKFNYCLPYINNPYKVDDSEKSTVVKIMFPSEPPVECEYDWVKSVIEEFTDSLINEEVLLPEQKVAFEEFVKEKSDKAMAAYDTAQEALEKAKEGLSEETKKAYQEMRLYKFYPLPSPDTPHTAGIEKVQNKSNLVCQWNSEYYCQNLI
- the CIP8 gene encoding COP1-interacting protein 8 (COP1-interacting protein 8 (CIP8); CONTAINS InterPro DOMAIN/s: Zinc finger, RING-type (InterPro:IPR001841), Zinc finger, C3HC4 RING-type (InterPro:IPR018957); BEST Arabidopsis thaliana protein match is: RING/U-box superfamily protein (TAIR:AT5G01980.1); Has 1807 Blast hits to 1807 proteins in 277 species: Archae - 0; Bacteria - 0; Metazoa - 736; Fungi - 347; Plants - 385; Viruses - 0; Other Eukaryotes - 339 (source: NCBI BLink).) encodes the protein MSDAPSSSPDATASHWCYHCNKRVVVETLDDFVVCCECNKGFVESIQPTPAAYSSPAPPQPLSPDLNVEDSSIGSHFLQMLRLLAHAPSQRSPPRHLDVLSYEDDFFRLELNSRNEIDDDEDEDEDDGDEEEEDEEENLTVNDEEDEEDDLRRRNRFPLTTTQSRTGRNRILDWAEILMGIEDNSIEFRMESDRYAGNPADYIDDAAGYEALLQNLAEGDGGGGGGRRGAPPAAKSAIEALETFEVSSSEGEMVMVCAVCKDGMVMGETGKKLPCGHCYHGDCIVPWLGTRNSCPVCRFQLETDDAEYEEERKKRTSTVSDSAAASSSSSTSRY